A genomic segment from uncultured Marinifilum sp. encodes:
- a CDS encoding cytidine deaminase translates to MKKQQIITTVYEYDSIEELSQEDQLLVNNAKEAAHRSYAPYSKFNVGAALQLENGEIVQGNNQENSAYPSGLCAERVAIFYANAQYPDIPVKAIAITARSNGSFSERPIPPCGSCRQVLLETEDRYKQPIKVILYGENRIRIVENIKQLMPLYFDKDMLDE, encoded by the coding sequence ATGAAAAAACAACAAATTATAACAACAGTTTACGAATACGATTCAATAGAAGAACTTTCGCAGGAAGATCAATTACTGGTAAATAATGCAAAAGAAGCCGCTCATCGTTCGTATGCACCCTATTCTAAATTTAATGTGGGGGCAGCTTTACAGCTAGAAAATGGTGAAATTGTTCAGGGAAACAATCAGGAAAACTCAGCTTATCCATCGGGTTTGTGTGCCGAACGCGTTGCTATTTTTTATGCCAATGCACAATATCCGGATATCCCTGTAAAAGCAATTGCAATTACAGCCCGTAGCAATGGATCTTTTTCAGAAAGACCTATTCCTCCTTGCGGATCGTGTCGCCAGGTTTTACTGGAAACCGAAGATCGATACAAACAACCAATAAAAGTTATTCTTTACGGAGAAAATAGAATTCGAATTGTTGAAAATATCAAGCAATTAATGCCTTTGTATTTCGATAAGGATATGCTGGATGAGTAG
- a CDS encoding glucosaminidase domain-containing protein: protein MKKIILYAILFILVSTNVFAKNYTRKQYIQKYKDLAVREMERTGIPASITMAQGILESRNGNSDLALKANNHFGIKCHDWVGPSMKFDDDKKNECFRKYSNPYDSYKDHSKFLTTRSRYAFLFKYRSDDYKRWAHGLKKAGYATDPRYPHKLIKIIEDEQLHKLDRKGAGGDFYIEKPDASQLADIDGDLSIDPFGARLEEANGIHYITTKKGDTFYSIEKNLGVNKKKLLRYNDLSRDYVLQIDQRLYLHNKRNKAARGYNFHRVKEGDSLYEISQEYGVKLKKICKYNGVKKDYKVEVGERIWLRRKKR, encoded by the coding sequence ATGAAGAAAATAATTCTTTACGCCATACTTTTTATATTAGTTAGCACTAATGTTTTTGCGAAAAACTATACTAGAAAACAATATATTCAGAAATATAAAGATTTGGCAGTTAGGGAAATGGAGCGAACAGGGATTCCGGCAAGTATAACAATGGCGCAGGGGATTTTGGAATCGCGTAATGGAAATTCAGACTTGGCGCTTAAGGCAAATAACCATTTTGGAATTAAATGTCACGATTGGGTAGGTCCGAGTATGAAGTTTGACGATGATAAGAAAAATGAGTGTTTTAGAAAATACAGTAACCCTTATGATTCCTATAAAGATCATTCTAAATTCTTAACCACTCGTTCGCGTTATGCTTTTTTGTTTAAGTATCGTTCCGATGATTACAAGCGTTGGGCACATGGACTAAAAAAAGCAGGTTATGCCACCGATCCAAGATATCCGCATAAGCTGATTAAAATTATTGAAGACGAACAACTTCATAAATTGGATAGGAAAGGTGCGGGTGGCGATTTTTATATTGAAAAACCAGATGCAAGCCAGTTGGCCGATATCGATGGTGATTTAAGTATCGATCCGTTTGGTGCCCGATTAGAAGAGGCCAATGGAATTCATTATATCACAACTAAAAAAGGAGATACTTTTTACAGTATTGAGAAGAATCTGGGGGTAAATAAGAAAAAATTACTTCGTTACAACGATCTTTCGAGAGATTACGTTTTGCAAATCGATCAGCGATTGTATTTACACAACAAGCGAAATAAAGCTGCTCGCGGATACAATTTCCACCGTGTGAAAGAGGGAGATTCATTGTATGAAATTTCACAAGAGTATGGAGTAAAACTTAAAAAGATTTGTAAGTATAATGGTGTGAAGAAAGATTATAAAGTTGAAGTTGGGGAACGCATTTGGCTTCGCCGTAAGAAAAGATAG
- a CDS encoding DUF3089 domain-containing protein: protein MRSYKIILLIILVGIFIACNKKESSGIISEPNYNNLYYWASFPSSIDKDVDVFFVYPTLFGNTGEMNMDINDDYLRSLVCNVIPKQAAVFKNNCNIYVPYYRQMAMDGLFLSEEEREKYFLIGLADIEKAFDYYLNNFNEGRPFILAGHSQGSQVLIQLMKDKFNKPELINKLVAAYLIGYSVTDNDLSQCDWLKIAESAEDIGTIITYNTQSEFANGSPVLLPNAHCVNPLNWKNTSEYAPKEMNLGAVFFKDDGEIDVTINQFTDAWIDENGALVAGKADIDVYTPASWPLGVYHKYDYSFFFNNLIENVGVRINSFKQKRNLK, encoded by the coding sequence ATGCGATCATATAAGATCATTTTGTTAATTATTCTGGTAGGAATATTTATTGCTTGCAATAAAAAAGAATCATCAGGAATTATTTCTGAACCGAATTATAATAATCTCTATTATTGGGCTTCGTTTCCTTCTTCAATAGATAAAGATGTAGATGTGTTTTTTGTGTATCCAACTCTTTTTGGAAATACTGGAGAAATGAATATGGATATAAATGATGATTATTTAAGGTCGCTTGTTTGCAATGTTATTCCTAAACAAGCTGCTGTTTTTAAGAATAATTGTAATATTTATGTTCCCTATTATCGGCAAATGGCAATGGATGGATTATTTTTGAGTGAAGAAGAAAGAGAAAAATATTTTTTAATTGGTTTGGCAGATATAGAAAAGGCATTTGATTATTACCTAAACAATTTTAATGAGGGACGACCTTTTATTTTGGCTGGACATAGCCAAGGATCGCAAGTGTTAATACAATTAATGAAGGATAAATTTAATAAGCCGGAACTTATTAATAAACTTGTTGCAGCTTATTTAATTGGATATTCAGTTACAGATAATGACCTTTCTCAATGTGATTGGTTGAAAATTGCGGAGTCGGCTGAGGATATTGGAACAATTATTACTTATAATACTCAATCGGAATTTGCCAATGGCTCTCCGGTTTTATTGCCCAATGCCCATTGTGTAAACCCTCTTAACTGGAAAAACACTTCGGAGTATGCACCTAAAGAAATGAATTTAGGAGCTGTTTTCTTTAAAGATGATGGTGAAATAGATGTTACAATAAATCAGTTTACCGATGCATGGATTGATGAAAATGGTGCTTTGGTAGCTGGGAAAGCTGATATTGATGTTTACACGCCTGCTTCTTGGCCTTTAGGTGTATATCACAAGTATGATTATAGCTTTTTTTTCAATAATTTAATTGAAAATGTTGGTGTTAGAATTAACTCCTTTAAGCAAAAGCGAAATTTAAAATGA
- a CDS encoding acyl-CoA dehydrogenase family protein, producing MEKIKTVKGGQFLVKETIPQDIFIPEEISEEQKMIMDTCRDFQEKEIFPMQDRIDNQEENLMISLMTKAGDLGLLGISIPEEYGGFGQDMNTSMLSTEIMGTYSSFAVAYAAHVGIGTLPILYYGTKQQKEKYLPQLASGEFKGAYCLTEPGSGSDANSGKSKAKLSEDASHYILNGQKMWITNGGFADIYTVFAKIDDDKNLSAFIVDKNFPGISLGQEEKKLGIKGSSTCMMFFENCIIPVENLLGERGDGFKIALNILNNGRIKLAAAVLGAGKKIISNSITYANERIQFGTEISNFGAIQYKLAEQSVRTYAIESAIYRCSNDIQNSMLHLMEEGMPKEKAMITAQKEFAAEAAILKVAASETLDFVVDEGVQIYGGMGYSAEAPMERAYRDARINRIFEGTNEINRMLIVDFLLKKAFKNELPLLSASQNVIKELMSIPDFGEEDTSLLATETKLVEGFKKCALLCAGAAAQKFMQKLSNEQEILMNISDIIIDCYQAESLLLRLKKLVESKGEEACKEQISMCKVFFYDAADRIHKNAKDAANSISSGDELRMMLLGLKRFTKHSGLNSKEERRLVAKKLIAENKYCF from the coding sequence ATGGAAAAAATTAAAACAGTAAAAGGCGGACAATTTTTAGTTAAAGAAACAATACCTCAGGATATTTTTATACCCGAAGAAATTTCGGAAGAACAAAAAATGATTATGGATACTTGCCGCGATTTTCAGGAAAAAGAAATATTTCCTATGCAGGATAGAATCGATAATCAGGAAGAAAATCTAATGATATCTTTAATGACTAAAGCAGGAGATTTAGGCTTGCTGGGAATTTCTATACCCGAAGAATATGGCGGATTTGGACAAGATATGAATACTTCGATGCTAAGTACAGAAATAATGGGCACCTACAGCTCGTTTGCAGTTGCTTACGCCGCTCATGTTGGTATTGGCACTCTTCCTATTTTATACTACGGCACCAAGCAGCAAAAAGAAAAATATTTACCTCAGCTGGCAAGCGGAGAATTTAAAGGAGCATATTGTTTAACTGAGCCCGGATCGGGATCGGATGCCAATTCGGGAAAAAGTAAAGCAAAACTTTCCGAAGATGCTTCGCATTACATTTTAAACGGGCAAAAAATGTGGATTACCAATGGTGGTTTTGCTGATATCTACACCGTTTTTGCCAAAATAGATGACGACAAAAACCTAAGCGCTTTTATTGTTGATAAAAATTTCCCTGGAATTAGTCTGGGACAAGAGGAAAAGAAACTGGGCATTAAAGGTTCATCGACATGTATGATGTTTTTTGAGAATTGTATAATTCCGGTTGAAAATTTGCTGGGAGAACGTGGAGATGGTTTTAAAATTGCTCTTAATATTCTTAATAACGGAAGAATAAAACTTGCCGCAGCAGTTTTAGGTGCAGGAAAAAAAATAATTAGCAACTCAATTACTTATGCAAATGAACGCATACAATTCGGAACAGAAATTTCCAATTTTGGTGCCATTCAATACAAATTAGCCGAACAATCGGTTCGAACCTATGCTATCGAATCGGCAATTTATCGCTGTAGTAACGACATTCAGAACAGCATGCTACATTTAATGGAAGAAGGTATGCCAAAAGAAAAAGCAATGATTACAGCACAAAAAGAATTCGCAGCCGAAGCTGCAATACTTAAAGTTGCTGCTTCCGAAACTTTAGATTTCGTGGTTGACGAAGGCGTACAAATTTACGGAGGAATGGGCTACTCTGCCGAAGCCCCTATGGAACGTGCTTATCGCGATGCTCGTATAAACCGAATATTTGAAGGGACAAACGAAATTAATCGAATGTTAATAGTCGATTTCCTTCTTAAAAAAGCGTTTAAAAATGAACTGCCACTTTTAAGTGCTTCGCAAAACGTAATTAAAGAATTAATGTCCATTCCCGATTTTGGCGAAGAAGATACAAGCCTGTTGGCTACAGAAACAAAGCTAGTGGAAGGCTTTAAAAAATGTGCACTCCTATGTGCTGGAGCTGCTGCTCAAAAATTCATGCAAAAGCTAAGTAATGAACAAGAAATTCTAATGAATATTTCTGATATTATTATTGACTGTTATCAGGCAGAATCGCTACTACTTCGTCTTAAAAAATTAGTAGAAAGCAAAGGTGAAGAGGCTTGTAAAGAACAAATTTCTATGTGCAAAGTATTCTTTTACGATGCAGCCGATCGCATTCATAAAAATGCCAAAGATGCAGCCAACAGCATTTCTTCGGGCGACGAATTGCGTATGATGCTATTAGGCTTGAAACGCTTTACAAAACATAGCGGTCTTAACTCTAAAGAGGAACGCCGTTTAGTTGCCAAAAAGTTAATCGCAGAAAATAAATATTGCTTTTAG
- a CDS encoding acetyl-CoA C-acyltransferase, giving the protein MNAYIIAAYRTAIGKAKKGKLRLIRPDDMAAKVVQHIMAKTPNLDPLMIDDVIVGNATPEAEQGLNIGRMIALTGLDNIRVPGMTVNRYCSSGLETIAIAASKIEAGLADCILAGGVEMMSLMPMGGWRLVPNLGVAKANPDWYWNMGITAEALQKKYRISREDQDEFAFHSHQKALKAIAAKRFVDEIVPITVTETFVNNQEKAETKDYCIDTDEGPRADTCMESLAKLRPVFDQYGTVTAGNSSQTSDGAAFVLVVSEKMLKQLNIEPIARFVSYSVVGVEPKHMGIGPIDAVPKVLKQSGLKMKQIEQIELNEAFAVQALSVMRELDLNPDITNLNGGAIALGHPLGCTGTKLSVQLLHEMKKRKQKYGMVTMCVGSGQGAAGIFEIL; this is encoded by the coding sequence ATGAACGCATATATAATAGCCGCATACAGAACAGCAATTGGCAAAGCAAAAAAAGGAAAATTACGCCTCATTAGACCCGATGATATGGCGGCAAAAGTAGTTCAGCACATAATGGCAAAAACACCAAATCTGGATCCTTTAATGATTGATGATGTAATTGTGGGAAATGCAACTCCCGAAGCTGAACAGGGCCTTAACATCGGTCGAATGATTGCTTTAACAGGACTCGATAATATTCGGGTACCTGGCATGACTGTGAATAGATATTGCTCATCGGGATTGGAGACCATTGCCATTGCGGCATCGAAAATCGAAGCCGGATTGGCAGATTGTATTCTCGCCGGTGGTGTTGAAATGATGTCCTTAATGCCAATGGGCGGATGGCGACTAGTGCCAAATTTAGGAGTTGCAAAAGCAAATCCCGACTGGTATTGGAACATGGGTATAACAGCCGAAGCTCTGCAAAAAAAATATCGTATTTCGCGTGAAGATCAGGATGAATTTGCATTTCACTCCCACCAAAAAGCATTAAAAGCAATAGCTGCAAAACGATTTGTAGATGAAATTGTTCCCATTACAGTAACAGAAACTTTTGTAAACAACCAGGAGAAAGCAGAAACAAAAGATTACTGCATTGATACCGACGAAGGCCCGAGAGCAGATACCTGCATGGAAAGCTTAGCAAAATTAAGACCCGTATTTGATCAATACGGAACCGTAACGGCTGGAAACTCATCTCAAACCTCCGATGGTGCGGCATTTGTGTTGGTAGTATCCGAAAAAATGCTAAAACAATTAAACATAGAGCCAATTGCTCGATTTGTTTCCTATTCGGTTGTTGGTGTAGAACCCAAGCACATGGGTATAGGACCTATAGATGCTGTTCCTAAAGTATTGAAACAATCGGGATTAAAAATGAAGCAAATTGAACAGATTGAGTTAAATGAAGCATTTGCTGTTCAAGCCCTATCGGTAATGAGAGAACTAGACCTAAACCCCGATATTACCAATTTAAATGGGGGAGCCATTGCACTAGGACACCCTTTAGGATGCACAGGAACAAAACTTTCGGTTCAACTCTTACACGAAATGAAAAAAAGAAAGCAAAAATATGGCATGGTTACCATGTGTGTAGGATCGGGACAGGGAGCTGCCGGAATATTCGAAATTTTATAA
- a CDS encoding 3-hydroxyacyl-CoA dehydrogenase/enoyl-CoA hydratase family protein, with amino-acid sequence MTRKIKQVAVLGAGVMGAQIACHFANIGLEVLLLDMPVKEANETEHKASLSPNHPKIRNKIVNELLVKATKLKPDPLYLKKYKDRISIGNFEDDLHKISSCDWIVEVIVENLKIKQELYTKIEEYRKPGSLISSNTSGIPIQMLIQGRSDDFASNFCGTHFFNPPRYLKLLEIIPSSKTSKEVIHFLTDFGERFLGKSVVICKDTPAFIANRIGVYSMMSVFHLIEEFEFSIEEIDKLTGPIIGRPKSATFRTCDVVGLDTLVFVAQNLQKALPNDEAIDIFHLPEFIQQMMGNKWLGAKTGQGFYKKMKVNGKSEIMNLNLKNFEYQDRQRVKFSELDAAKAIPHLNNRFKILLKGKSKVNQFYQKLFFGLFAYISNRIPEISDDIYKIDEAICAGFAWEMGPFEIWDSLGLKTTLPLMEKLGFKAADWIYEMAENDFHFYQLNKGEKQYFELKTKQYNTIPGTEKLIILNNIRSTQTIWSNEGSSIIDLGDGVINLEFHTKMNTIGSEIIQGINKAIDLAENDYKALIISNEGENFSAGANIGLVFMLAIEQEFEELDMVVRTFQNTMLKLKYASVPVISAPHNMALGGACEVCMHSDKVIAHAETYMGLVELGVGVIPAGGGTKEFALRLSKEMEKDDIRTNRFRDKFLSIGQAKVSTSAYEAFELGYLRKDTDEIIVSRKQQLTYAKKAALLMLEKGYTPPIPNKDITVLGKEGLGLVYSGADGMAVGNYISQYDKYLSIELGKILSGGELSEPTQVSETYLLNLERKAFVKLCQQKKTLERMQSLLQKGKILRN; translated from the coding sequence ATGACTCGAAAAATAAAGCAAGTAGCAGTTCTAGGCGCAGGAGTTATGGGCGCACAAATTGCATGTCATTTTGCAAATATCGGACTAGAAGTTCTATTGTTGGATATGCCTGTAAAAGAAGCAAATGAAACAGAACACAAAGCTAGCTTATCGCCTAATCATCCTAAAATACGAAACAAAATTGTTAACGAACTATTAGTTAAAGCTACCAAATTAAAACCAGATCCTTTATATCTTAAAAAATATAAAGACCGAATTTCAATTGGCAATTTCGAAGACGATTTACATAAAATATCAAGTTGCGACTGGATAGTTGAGGTAATCGTAGAAAATCTGAAAATTAAACAAGAACTTTACACTAAAATTGAGGAATATAGGAAACCCGGCTCTCTTATTAGTAGCAACACTTCCGGTATCCCAATTCAAATGCTAATACAAGGCAGATCGGATGACTTTGCATCTAATTTTTGTGGTACCCACTTTTTTAATCCTCCACGCTATTTAAAATTACTGGAGATTATTCCTTCTTCAAAAACCAGTAAGGAAGTTATCCATTTTCTTACTGATTTTGGTGAACGATTCCTGGGAAAATCAGTAGTCATCTGTAAGGATACTCCTGCATTTATTGCCAATAGAATCGGAGTATATTCTATGATGTCGGTATTTCATTTAATCGAAGAATTTGAATTTTCCATTGAAGAAATAGATAAATTAACAGGACCAATTATCGGTCGACCTAAATCAGCCACATTCAGAACTTGCGATGTAGTAGGTTTAGATACTTTAGTTTTCGTTGCACAAAATCTGCAGAAAGCATTGCCTAATGATGAAGCCATAGATATTTTCCACTTACCTGAATTCATTCAACAGATGATGGGAAATAAATGGTTGGGAGCTAAAACCGGACAAGGCTTTTACAAAAAAATGAAGGTTAATGGCAAAAGCGAAATAATGAATCTAAATTTAAAAAACTTTGAATATCAAGACAGACAGAGAGTAAAGTTTAGTGAATTAGATGCAGCTAAAGCTATTCCTCATCTAAATAACAGATTTAAAATTCTGCTTAAAGGCAAAAGTAAAGTCAATCAATTCTATCAGAAATTATTCTTTGGTTTATTTGCATACATTTCGAACCGAATTCCTGAAATATCCGATGATATTTATAAAATAGATGAAGCAATATGCGCAGGCTTTGCTTGGGAAATGGGGCCTTTCGAAATTTGGGACTCCTTAGGTCTTAAAACCACTCTCCCACTAATGGAAAAATTAGGCTTTAAAGCTGCAGACTGGATTTACGAAATGGCCGAAAACGATTTTCATTTCTATCAGCTTAACAAAGGAGAAAAACAATACTTCGAGCTTAAAACTAAGCAATACAATACCATTCCTGGAACCGAGAAACTAATTATTCTTAACAACATTCGTTCTACACAAACAATATGGAGTAACGAAGGAAGCAGTATTATTGATTTAGGAGATGGAGTAATTAATCTGGAATTCCATACCAAAATGAATACCATTGGTAGTGAAATAATTCAGGGAATTAATAAAGCTATCGATTTAGCCGAAAACGATTACAAAGCACTAATTATATCTAACGAAGGGGAAAATTTCTCGGCAGGAGCAAATATTGGACTGGTATTTATGCTGGCCATTGAGCAGGAATTTGAAGAACTGGATATGGTAGTGCGAACCTTCCAAAATACCATGCTAAAACTAAAATATGCTTCGGTTCCGGTTATTTCCGCTCCTCACAACATGGCATTGGGAGGCGCCTGCGAAGTATGTATGCATTCCGATAAGGTAATTGCACACGCAGAAACCTATATGGGATTAGTAGAGCTGGGTGTTGGCGTAATTCCGGCAGGCGGAGGAACCAAAGAATTTGCCCTTCGCTTGTCAAAAGAAATGGAAAAGGACGATATCCGTACCAACCGCTTTCGCGATAAATTCCTAAGCATAGGACAAGCCAAAGTATCTACATCGGCCTACGAAGCTTTCGAACTGGGATATCTCCGAAAGGATACCGATGAAATAATTGTAAGCAGAAAACAGCAACTAACTTATGCTAAAAAAGCTGCATTACTAATGCTCGAAAAAGGCTATACTCCTCCTATTCCTAACAAAGATATTACCGTTTTAGGTAAAGAAGGTCTTGGTTTAGTTTACTCGGGAGCCGACGGAATGGCAGTTGGTAATTATATCTCCCAATACGATAAATACCTATCAATTGAACTGGGAAAAATTCTAAGTGGCGGCGAATTAAGCGAACCAACACAAGTTTCGGAAACTTATTTACTGAATTTAGAGCGCAAAGCTTTTGTAAAACTTTGCCAACAAAAGAAAACATTGGAACGAATGCAAAGTTTGCTACAAAAAGGTAAAATTCTAAGAAATTAA
- a CDS encoding long-chain fatty acid--CoA ligase, whose protein sequence is MVKRIFDLLDNYKDNFLDKTDAFAKKEDGKWITYSTKQYLEYANLISYALLHKGAKKGDRIITISNNRPEWNFIDMALAQIGVIHVPLYPTISPKSYDYIIRHCEPTAIFISDAFLYTKIEPLLNHHPSIIEVYSFDKVKAVAQWLRLIDLGKSLGNKYKEQLNDIKNKIKSQDILTVIYTSGTTGNPKGVMLSHQNFISNVLASAARLSLNSSHKCLSFLPINHVYERMVNYQYQYKGISIYYAESMETIGDNLRELKPHGFATVPRLLEKVYDKIMAKGSSLPFVKSLLFMWAVKLGQKYELNSANGWWYEFKLKIARKLIFSKWQEALGGNIKFLCSGGAALQVRLERLFWAAGIPVQEGYGLTETSPIIAANQNAYPNVKFGTVGPILDGVEVKIADDGEILARGPNIMLGYYKNPEMTKEVIDADGWFHTGDIGCMEEGRFLKITDRKKEIFKTSGGIYIAPQVIENKLKESLFIDQAMVIGESKRFPSVLISPDFEFLKQYCKRKKIEFINPQQIITNKQIKSRIWKEIETTNDHLDRPKKIKTYRFVPDVWTPESEELSPTLKLKRKVIKEKYKHLIQDIYSYEDKF, encoded by the coding sequence ATGGTAAAACGCATTTTTGATTTACTAGATAATTACAAGGATAATTTTCTGGATAAAACAGATGCTTTTGCAAAAAAAGAAGATGGGAAATGGATCACCTATTCCACAAAACAATATCTCGAATATGCAAATTTAATTAGTTATGCATTACTGCATAAAGGCGCAAAAAAAGGTGATCGGATAATTACAATTTCTAACAACCGGCCCGAATGGAATTTTATTGATATGGCCTTAGCACAAATTGGCGTAATTCATGTTCCTTTGTATCCTACAATTAGTCCAAAAAGCTACGACTATATAATTCGTCATTGCGAACCCACAGCAATATTCATTTCTGATGCTTTTCTTTACACAAAAATAGAACCTCTTCTTAATCATCATCCTTCAATAATAGAGGTTTATTCTTTCGATAAAGTTAAAGCAGTAGCTCAATGGCTTCGTTTAATCGATTTGGGAAAGTCTCTAGGCAATAAATATAAAGAACAGTTAAACGATATTAAAAATAAAATTAAATCACAGGATATCCTTACAGTTATTTACACTTCGGGCACTACGGGAAACCCCAAAGGAGTTATGCTTTCTCATCAAAATTTTATTAGCAATGTATTAGCATCTGCCGCACGATTAAGCTTAAACTCATCGCACAAATGTTTAAGTTTTCTTCCCATTAATCATGTTTACGAACGAATGGTTAATTATCAATATCAGTACAAAGGCATTAGCATTTATTACGCCGAAAGTATGGAGACAATTGGCGATAATTTAAGAGAATTAAAACCTCATGGCTTTGCTACAGTTCCTCGTTTACTCGAAAAAGTTTACGATAAAATTATGGCCAAAGGCAGTAGTTTGCCATTTGTAAAAAGCTTACTATTTATGTGGGCTGTTAAACTGGGACAAAAATACGAACTTAATTCGGCAAATGGCTGGTGGTACGAATTTAAGCTTAAAATTGCCCGTAAACTTATATTCAGCAAATGGCAGGAAGCCTTGGGCGGAAACATAAAATTTCTATGCTCGGGTGGTGCTGCTCTTCAGGTTCGTTTGGAACGCTTATTTTGGGCTGCCGGAATTCCCGTACAAGAAGGATATGGACTTACCGAAACCTCTCCCATTATTGCTGCCAACCAAAATGCTTATCCCAATGTTAAATTTGGTACCGTTGGACCAATTTTAGATGGTGTAGAAGTAAAAATTGCCGACGATGGAGAAATCCTTGCCCGCGGTCCTAATATCATGCTTGGCTATTATAAAAACCCCGAAATGACAAAAGAAGTTATAGATGCCGATGGCTGGTTTCATACTGGAGACATTGGATGCATGGAGGAAGGTCGATTCCTAAAAATTACGGACCGAAAAAAAGAAATTTTTAAAACTTCGGGTGGCATTTACATTGCTCCACAGGTAATCGAAAACAAACTAAAAGAATCTCTTTTTATCGATCAGGCAATGGTTATAGGAGAATCTAAAAGATTCCCTTCGGTCTTGATTTCCCCAGATTTTGAATTCCTGAAACAATATTGCAAAAGGAAAAAAATAGAATTTATAAATCCGCAACAAATAATTACTAACAAGCAAATTAAATCGCGAATTTGGAAAGAAATTGAAACAACAAACGATCATCTCGACCGACCTAAAAAAATTAAAACCTACCGATTTGTACCCGATGTTTGGACTCCCGAATCGGAAGAATTATCGCCAACATTAAAGCTTAAAAGAAAAGTTATAAAAGAAAAATACAAACACCTTATTCAAGATATTTATTCTTACGAAGACAAATTTTAA
- the fmt gene encoding methionyl-tRNA formyltransferase, whose translation MSLRIVYMGTPDFAVAPLEALLNAGCNVVGVVTNPDKPAGRGQKIQEAAVKKYAADKGLKILQPEKFRNEDFLNELRDLKADLQVVVAFKMLPEMVWNMPKYGTLNLHASLLPQYRGAAPINWAIINGDKETGVSTFLLQHEIDTGNILFQEKTSIGENDNAEIIHDKLMNIGAKLVVKTVKAIESGNYSQVPQKNLSTETLKSAPKIFKEDCKINWNKDIDTIHNLIRGLSPYPAAWTELIPNSEAKKIGLKIFATTKEKVSHKENIGSLHTDGKTYLKVAVKGGYISINMLQQAGKKRMRVEDFLRGFQQISNYHL comes from the coding sequence ATGAGTTTGAGAATTGTATATATGGGAACTCCCGATTTTGCAGTGGCACCTTTGGAAGCATTATTAAATGCAGGATGCAATGTTGTTGGAGTTGTTACCAATCCGGATAAACCAGCAGGTAGAGGACAAAAAATTCAGGAAGCTGCAGTAAAAAAATATGCTGCAGATAAAGGATTAAAAATTCTTCAACCAGAGAAATTTAGAAATGAAGACTTTTTAAATGAGTTAAGAGATTTAAAAGCTGATTTACAAGTGGTGGTAGCCTTTAAAATGTTACCCGAAATGGTCTGGAATATGCCAAAATACGGAACACTTAATCTTCATGCATCTCTACTTCCACAATACCGAGGGGCTGCCCCAATTAACTGGGCAATTATTAATGGAGACAAAGAAACTGGTGTTTCTACTTTTTTACTGCAACATGAAATAGACACAGGAAATATATTATTTCAGGAAAAAACCAGTATCGGCGAAAATGATAATGCAGAAATTATTCATGACAAATTAATGAACATAGGTGCAAAATTGGTTGTGAAAACGGTAAAAGCAATTGAATCTGGCAATTATTCACAAGTTCCTCAGAAAAACTTAAGCACAGAAACATTAAAATCTGCACCAAAAATTTTTAAAGAAGATTGTAAAATTAACTGGAATAAAGATATTGATACAATTCATAATTTAATTCGAGGTTTAAGTCCTTATCCTGCAGCCTGGACCGAACTAATTCCTAATTCCGAAGCCAAAAAAATTGGTTTAAAAATATTTGCAACAACAAAAGAAAAAGTATCTCATAAAGAAAATATTGGCAGCCTGCACACCGATGGTAAAACTTACCTGAAAGTTGCTGTTAAAGGGGGGTATATTTCTATTAACATGCTTCAACAAGCAGGCAAAAAACGAATGCGAGTCGAAGATTTTCTTCGCGGATTTCAACAAATATCCAATTACCATTTATAA
- a CDS encoding DUF5522 domain-containing protein yields the protein MFDDLKPDIDYYMSPDGYRILTAKYLSQRGYCCGNGCKHCPYFPKHTKGNRTLKE from the coding sequence ATGTTCGACGATTTAAAACCGGATATAGATTATTATATGAGCCCCGATGGTTACAGAATACTTACTGCAAAGTATTTAAGCCAGAGAGGATATTGCTGCGGAAATGGATGTAAACATTGTCCGTATTTCCCAAAACACACTAAAGGAAACAGAACATTAAAAGAATAA